The DNA window TGGCCACGCCCCACTGCAGCGCCCCGAGCAGCGCCCAGCAGCGTACGGTCGTCGCCGCGTCCGGGTCCTCCCCGGCGAGCTTGGCGAAGATGCCGTCACGGAAGGTGCGGATCGCCGCCGCCTCGGAGTCGGGCGAGACGGGCGAGACGGCGTCGTCGCCCGCCAGGTCCTCCATGAACAGCCGGATCACCGACCGGTAGCGGACCGCGAACGAGACCAGCGCCGCCACGAACGCCGGCCGGTCGGCGTGGTCGTCGCCGAGCAGCGCCAGCATGTCGCCGGCCACCGGGGACAGCAGCTCCGACGCCAGCCGGTCCTTCGGATGGAAGTGGTAGGCGACGGCGGTCTTGGTGAGGCCGACGGCGGCGGCGATGTCGGCGAGTGAGGTGGCCGCGTAGCCGCGCTCGGCGAACAACTCCCTGGCCGCGGCCAGGATCCGGGTGCGGGTGTCGTCGGCTGTGGTCATCGTCTCATTTCCCTGGGGGAGACAGCCTGCCGGAGGGTTCCGGCCTTATCGTAGGTCCTGTACGACCGTACAGGACGGTCGGCGAGGGTGGGGGCTGAGCGATGACGCGGTTGCTGGGGCGGCTGGGCGGCTGGTGCGCGCGGCACGGCGGGATCGTCCTCGCTTTATGGGTCGTGGTGGCGGCCGGCCTCATGGGAGCGAACCTCGCCTTCCCGAGCCCCACCAGCAACGACGCGAGCATCCCCGGCACCGACGCGCAGCGTGCCCACGACCTCATGAAGGAGGGCTTCGGGCCCGGCTACGACCAGGGCGGCAGCATCCAGCTCCTGGTCTACTCGCCCGACGGCCCGCTGCTTGAGGACAAGCGCAAGCGCGCCGTCGAGGACGCGATCGCGGGCATCCGCCAGGTGCCGCACGTCGACCAGGTGGACACGCCCTTCCGCGTCGGCGGCATCTCCTCCAACCTGCAGATCGGCATCATCGGCGTCAAGCTCGAAGGCCAGGACCCCAACAAGCTGGCCGAGACCACGCAGACCCTGTCGAAGGCCGCCGACCCCGCGCGCGCCGCCGGGCTGGAGGTCGTCCCCGCCGACAGCTCCAGCCCCGCCGACAAGGAGATCAAGACCGGGCCCAGCGAGATCATCGGCGTGGTGTGCGCGCTGCTGGTGCTGGTGTTCGCGTTCGGGACGCTGGTCGCCGCCATGATCCCGATCTTCGCGGCGCTGGTCAGCGTGACCTCGGGCCTCGGCCTGATCGGGCTGCTCGGCTGGGTCGTGGACATGCCCAAGCAGGCCGGCATCATGGCCACGATGATCGGCCTCGGCGTCGGCATCGACTACGCGCTGTTCCTGCTCTCCCGCCACCGCCGGCTGCTCGCCCAAGGCGTGCCGGTGGTCGAGTCCGTACGCCGCACGGTCGCGAGCTCCGGCGGCGCGGTCGTCTTCGCCGGCGGCACCGTGATCATCGCGCTGAGCGCGCTGCTGCTGGCCGGGTTCCCGCTGCTGGCCACGCTCGGCTGGGTCACCGGCATCTCCGTCGTCGCCGCCGTGCTGACCTCCATCACGCTCGTCCCCGCCCTGCTCGGGCTGCTCGGTCACCGCGTCAACGCGCTGAAGGTGCCCGGCCTGCG is part of the Nonomuraea coxensis DSM 45129 genome and encodes:
- a CDS encoding TetR/AcrR family transcriptional regulator; this encodes MTTADDTRTRILAAARELFAERGYAATSLADIAAAVGLTKTAVAYHFHPKDRLASELLSPVAGDMLALLGDDHADRPAFVAALVSFAVRYRSVIRLFMEDLAGDDAVSPVSPDSEAAAIRTFRDGIFAKLAGEDPDAATTVRCWALLGALQWGVAKTMDLPEDEVEAVLLEAFRGL